In the genome of Harmonia axyridis chromosome 4, icHarAxyr1.1, whole genome shotgun sequence, the window TacccatatctgtaatgtgagaaaatgaGGTTTGATAAgttcgaaccaaattactcgaaataatttttttattaccaattgttCTTATCTAATACTGGATTTTCTTAaaatggagttacgaaggaaaatgagagattcctgggataattttaagaataaaaagtcccataaacatgagctcgCTAAtgcattgttttcgagatacagggtgtttcttgtgtaGTCGTACTTTTTCGTGATGATtctatcagtttatcgaatcttaattaatcttcgctacagaatgggtaaataagtataataattaatttattcatcacagctttctTACTAGATGTTTATAataatgtgaatttttttctcgattacGGTTTTCAAATTGGTAAAAATGATTGACTAGGAAGACTACCTTCCAAAGGGACATTCCAGGGAAAGAAGATCTccaattaatgaatgtttatttcaatgtaaagaggaagataataacaataacaatggaaaacgatatcggcCAAATAGAAATTTACATCCACTCTttaattctgtaattttcctttggagtattctactagttccccataggctttacttttgatattcctgtttgcgtatgctgaactttttattttccatcgacaggttttctgcctaaatatttcgatgaaacctatcaaaaattctttcatttttcacaagaatttggtacgctacgaagttccgacggtaccaaataaattgccagctgtctgtgaccatctgaaatccgacccggataCCCAATAAAATAAGTAAACAACCTCTCGAGTAGCAGGTTTCGATGGCAGCAAGGGATGACAGACTAGCTACCATTCGGCGCAAGCTACTTgaacgctagctaccaaacgctcgagAAAAAcacttcgtgagtggcgggcattagagcaaagcaatttttttgaagataaGAGTCAATTTTTTTAGAAGGTTGAGTTaaataaaaaggaaaattcAGTAAATGAGTATGTTCAAGGAACTTTAAGTAtttaaaaaagaagaaattgttcTACTCTGAGAAAGGACTAGTTAGGTCAGactcagaagtagaaaaacagGGATTCTTGATAaactttcaattttgttttgacaAAGAAATAGATTAGCTTTGAGTGCGCGAGTCGAGGGTGGAGTGAATCAAAAAGAATTAGGTACACGTCTCGTATGAAAAGTTGGAAAGGAGTTTATTAAAACTGGGTATACCAACCTAGCCCCGCAGGATAAGGGCAAGTAACAGTTGAACGATCTTTTGGGTGtcttttcatttttgtcttgttgagtagtcctgattctctCAAAATCAACGTTCAATAAATAATACTGTTTCGTTTTATTGAGTAGTGGGtcatttgagatatttttctGTATCAATGTTTCGGCCGTTGAGTCAAATAAtacaaattttgtgaatattttaattctGGTTTTTGgataaattatatttaattttaaagAATTACTCGATTTTAATTAACCTGGAAATCTAATCCTATCCCCaagaaagaaaatcaacaaaaagacctgtccctagtgcgacggGCCGAACCCCACAataacatctttttttttcatagtcagtggaaagccgctctttcATTGACACATAATACCCCCAATGAAGGGGTTTATTACAACagcaggcgaatgcttgccgaaacgtcggaaacatccaaccgcacagatgatggaaacagctcaaataactatctaatacACGTCAAAATCATacatgaaataaatttaaaatctaTTACACATAAATTCTTCTACAGAATAATAACATATTATCTATCAGGAGCTTTCTGACAGCTATTTTGAACTTCCCAAAAAAGGTCAAAAATTTCGGGGAAGTCGGGAATCTGTTGAACTTCTTTACTCCCGCATATGAGGGTGACTTCTTATACATGGACAGCCTGTGTCTTCCAATAAGACTCTGTTTGCATTTCACTTTTCGTATGGATGCCAAAAAGAATTTAATTTAATGGAAGATACTGACACGAGTCAGTATGTTTGATATTCATCAAGCGAATGATGCGTTTTTGTCCCACAAATACCCTATGCGCGTGAATACTATTGCACCACAGTTTCGTTAAATAACTCATATGACTGTAAACCATCAATATACAGTACATTGACATGAGTACATCTCCCTTTGGTTTCACTGATCAAAGCAGACATCGTTGACATAGTGTTTCAAGTTTAAAAACCTCATCGGTCTTGACTCCCAATAATTTAGTTTCTCAGGTGTAGTATGGATGCTCCCAAATTTAACATCCTAATACAACTAGTTTTAAAATTCAGGCAAACGGTCTTACTCAAGTTCTTAGTTCTATTCATGTGTCGTCGCGATTAGATCGCATTTTATTGCTCCGATAACTAGTTTTCCGCATTCGAATAATAATCGATAGAAATCTTCAAAAATGGGTTTAACTAGAGGAAATatagaagaattgaaagaaatcgTTAAAGAGACAGTAGTGGCCGTATTGGATTGCTATTTAGATACCATTACTGAGAAAATAATGCTCAAGATTAAGGACAGAATGGAGGAGGAGTTTGAACAGCTGAAGTTTCGATTGCAAAATGATGAGTTTCCTTCTACTGATCGAAATTTGGAAGAACTAAAATCAAGGCTTCACAAGACCGAGTCTAATTTGGAACATTTACAACAAGAAAGTAAAAGAattgtatattctaaaacaagttgcagaatgggctcctattccaacacgaatgcgaaattcgaaaacgagcgacgaaggagcgagttttcgaacgcaagagtgttggaattgccttctgcaacgagtattagacgatattttctctatttcagtcaagtttcgtgaaatattgtcgaaattcaatgaaaaattcagattaaatatcctagtgacttttgtattgtacctTGGCAGTTGGTGCAACTGTTAGcaaaattgacagatcacgatatttaaatttgaatcataCATTTcgattttgtaattatttttcattaaactcgtgaattatgtctgaggAAATGAATTTAACACccccagaattgagagaaattgcaaataatgttgcaaataaaTTAATACCTCAAAAATCCAAATCCTTATATGAAAAAGAATACGAAAAACTTATAAAATGGTCTGAAGAAAATTCTGTTACtagaatttcagaaaatattttgctAGCGTATTTTGAGCATTTAAGTCAGAAATATAAATGTTCTACATTATGGAGAAGTTATTCAATGTTACGTTGTATGTTGAATTTAAAACAGAGcattgatatttcaaaatttgtgaaattGCAATGTTTattaaaaactttttcgaaagaatacaaaccgaagaaatcaaaaatacTCGATTTCGAACAAATTGATAAATTCTTGAAGGAAGCATCAAATGATACTTATTTGGATATGAAGGTAACAATATATTCCTGTTGAGCTATGTACGCTTAATATAACAACTTTTAGGTAGTATTAATCATGGGGTATGCCGGGGCAtgcagaagggtagagctctgCAATATGAAGGTTCAAGACCTTCAATTCAAGAACGATTGTATTTTGGTCACTATACCAAATACAAAAACTTATAGTTCCAGgcaattcattatttcagaCCTATTCTGGTCGAGTCTGCTTAGAGAATACTATAAACTGAGGCCATCACATACAGGGCATGATCgtttcttcatattttataaATCTGGGAAATGCAGTGTGCAACCTATTGGCATAAATAAAATAGGTGGAATGCCAAAAAAAATTGCCAATTTTTTGAACTTGCCTGATTCAGAACTTTATTCTGGACATTGCTTCCGTAGAAGCTCAGCTTCCCATTTAGCCAACAGCGGAGAAGATTTAATGGCATTAAAGAGGCATGGAGGATGGAAAAGTTCAGCAGTTGCGGAAGGATATGTTGAtgcatctttttcaaaaaaactggACATTTCTAAAACTTTGTCAACTCAATTGAACAAAAATGCCCAAGATTTTGATATACC includes:
- the LOC123677418 gene encoding uncharacterized protein LOC123677418 — protein: MGYAGACRRVELCNMKVQDLQFKNDCILVTIPNTKTYSSRQFIISDLFWSSLLREYYKLRPSHTGHDRFFIFYKSGKCSVQPIGINKIGGMPKKIANFLNLPDSELYSGHCFRRSSASHLANSGEDLMALKRHGGWKSSAVAEGYVDASFSKKLDISKTLSTQLNKNAQDFDIPRTSTVNISEFSTQEINITSQHPVHDNQPSTSSACFNQALYNNETHQNIPGISTLNTGSNCNITVKIFNNCTISKIE